From Pantoea vagans:
AAGGCCATGTTTCGAACGTTTAAAAGATGTTATGAAAGTAAAAAAAGATAATTTGTCTGAAAAATTATGGGGATAGACTGGGGGAATGGAGAAGGGGCGGCAGACGCCGCCCGATTAATCAGTGCAGTTGGTCGTTATTCTCATGGGAGTGGCTGCGGATGGCGGCAATGTCTACTGCGTCAAACACGTAGTTTGAGCCGCAATAGTCGCAGTGCATGTCAATTTTGCCATCTTCCGCGATGATCTCATCCACTTCTTCCTGCGGCAGCGTAGTCAGCACTTCGCCACAGCGTTCACGCGAGCAGGTGCACTTGTAGATCACCGGCTGCGGTTCGTAGAGGGTAACCTCTTCCTGATGATAAAGACGCCACAGCGCCTCATTGGCAGGGAGATCGATCAGCTCTTCCGTTTTAATGGTTTCGGTCAGGGTCGCCAGGTGCTCGAAGACCTCTTTCTCCGTGTCCTGCGCGGGCAGCACCTGCAGCAGAATACCGGCAGCGCCTTTGTCGCTGGTGCGGATAAACAGGCGCGTGGGCAGTTGCTCGGAGCGCATGAAGTAATCTTCCAGGCACGCCGCGAGGGTGTCACCTTCCAGCCCGACCACGCCCTGATAACGCTCACCCTTTTCAGGGGAGATGGTGATCACCAGATAGCCATTGCCGACCATGCTTTTCAGGGTGCTGTCGTCCGCGATGTCGCCTTTGATACGTGCGACGCCGCGCAGCTCCTGATTGTTGTTACCGTTGATCACCGCCAGCGACAGCGGACCGTCACCCTGCAGCTGCACGGTGATTTCGCCATCGAACTTCAGCGTAGCGGTCAGCAGGCTGGTGGCGACCAGCATCTCACCCAGCAGCGTTTTAACCGGTGCCGGATAGTCGTGGTTCTTCACGGTTTCACGCCAGGTGTCAGAGACGTTCACCAGCTCGCCGCGCACGGCGGCATTTTCAAACAGATAACGGTGCAGTTGATCCTGGACTGACATATTTTTTCTCTCACTGGAACGGGGCGATGGTGCGTCAGCGAAGACGGCGTTATTCATCGCCCGATAATTTAAACTTCATCAAATCGCGACGCTCTTTTTTGTCAGGTCGCCGATCGGGATGGGGCATAGTCAGCGCATTCATCTTGCGCGCCTGCGCCATTTTTTCGCGTTTTTCAATGCTGGCATCGGTTTCGCGATAGAGCTGCTGGGCCTCGCTGGCGGGACGGCGCTGCGCGGTGATACCCGCTACCACCACGGTGCGTTCATCATTGCCCTGACGCAGTGTCAGTTCCGCATTCAGCTCTACCACTTTGCCGGGTTTGCTGCGCTGGCCGTTGTAATGCACCTTGCCGCCTTCAATCATTTCCCGCGCCATCGCCCGGGTTTTGTAGAAGCGCGCGGCCCACAGCCACTTGTCGAGGCGGACCTCTTCGCTGCTTTTCTCTTTCATTGCTGCTCCTGACTCAGATCAGCGTCCGGTAATCGTCCGTGGCGCGGTGACGCTGAAAGATTTGTTCAGGACGACCCGAATCGGGATTCTTAACGCCTAAACACCAGCCGATGCCCCATAACGTTGCAGCATCCAGAATCACTTCGCTATCGTCGATAAACAGCGTGCGCGGCGCAGAAAAGCCGGTGTGCTGTTGTACCGCGTGCCATAAACGCGGGTCTTCTTTCGGATACCCAAAGGTATGGGTGGAAAGTAATAAATCAAGGTGCGGCGCTAAACCTGTCTGCGCCAGTTTGACGTCCAGATTGTAAGGATGCGCGTTGGTCAGCAGAATCGTGGACTTTCCGGCGCGACGCAGGGCCTGCAAAAAAGGCAGCGTATCGTCACGCAGTGCGATCCGGCTGCGCATCGCCCAGGTCATGGCACGGATGTCCAGCGACAGCGCCTCTGCCCAGTAATCCAGACAATACCAGTTTAGCGTATGGGCGACGGCCTGATACTTTTCCGTGATGATCGCGTCGGCTTCTGCACGGGTGATGTCGCGTTGCCGGCTGAGCTGTTCAGGGACGTGCTCCAGCCAGAAGTGGCGATCGAATGCCAGATCCAGCAGCGTGCCATCCATGTCGAGCAGCACGGTATCAATCTCAGACCAGTTGAGCATCGTAGTGTCAGACCCTGTAAAAAACCGGGCGACAGGGTAGCACAGAAGGGCAGGGCTCAGAATATCGAGCGCACGCTCTGCAAAGTGCCGAGGTTATGGTTGAAACACTTGTCGTAGTATTGCTGGATATCGATCATGCGCTGGCGATTACGGTGCATGCGGCGCAGCGCCAACAGTCCGTTGATCACGCCGCAGGCCAGCAGCACCAGCAGCAGCAATACGGTGCCGAGATAGCGCCACTGCGCCATGGCGTCCGGTTCATTGTGCAGCATGATGTGGCGTGTGCCGTTGGCATCGGTAGAAATGCCAGTAATGATGCCGCTGGCGCTGAACGGCGTGTGCAGCAGCATGGCAGAGATACGTTGCAGCTCGCGCCACTGAGAGGGTGGATCAAGGTCAAACAGTGACACGGTAGGCTGTGGCTGATTCACCAGCTGTCGGCCTTCATCGCTGACGATCAGGAATCCCCCTGGCGGCGGGCTGTTGAGATTTTCTGCCGCACGACGGGTTTCGCGGAAAAAGAAGGTTGAGGTGGCGGTATTGACCAGATTTTCCAGCGCTTCCGCGCTTACCGGCCGCAGCAGCACATTCATGCCGTTAAGTTGGCCGGAATCTGCCCGGCGCATCAGCGCTTCCCAGTCTTTGGCATTGCCCAGGTTCACCAGCGCATTTTTCAGGCGCATACAGTCCTGCGGCTGATTGCAGAGATCCTGCGTTTTCATCACCAGATCGGAGAAATCATCCAGCAGGATCATGCCGGACTTCTGAATCGCGGACGCCAGCTGTGGATTGAGTTTGGGATCGGTATTGGTTTCCGGATGCAGCTGCTTTGTCGTGGTATCCAGCAGCGCCGCGGCTTTATCAATGATGTCCGATTGTGGCTGCGGCAATGGCGTGGCGTTATTCCAGTAGACCGCCGAGCAGTCAAACGGCATATAGGCGTAACTGCGGTTGCTCTGATAGTTGTCCGGCACGGAACACATGCCGGTGCCACTCACTTTGAGGTTATCGCCAATATTCAGCGGCACGCTGCTGAGTTTATCGACGCTGTTGACCTCCAGACTGTCGGTGCCTCTGGCCCAGGCCAGGCTGAGCTTAATCGGCATACCCAGCGGGATCCAGGTGACCAGCATGGTCAGCACTATCAGCGAACCACAGGCCAGCACCACGTTTTTCCGCCAGCGCTGGATAGGGAAATTTTTGACTTCATCCTGCAGCGACAGGAAACGTCCCTGACGCACCACCTGGCGGTTGAGGTAGATTTCGACATCCGTCACCTGACCGAGATCGTGTGCCACATAGGGCTGCCAGTGCGGAGGATAGGCCAGGTCAATAATCCCCAGCGTAATGTTGCTCTGCTCCTGA
This genomic window contains:
- the hslO gene encoding Hsp33 family molecular chaperone HslO, which gives rise to MSVQDQLHRYLFENAAVRGELVNVSDTWRETVKNHDYPAPVKTLLGEMLVATSLLTATLKFDGEITVQLQGDGPLSLAVINGNNNQELRGVARIKGDIADDSTLKSMVGNGYLVITISPEKGERYQGVVGLEGDTLAACLEDYFMRSEQLPTRLFIRTSDKGAAGILLQVLPAQDTEKEVFEHLATLTETIKTEELIDLPANEALWRLYHQEEVTLYEPQPVIYKCTCSRERCGEVLTTLPQEEVDEIIAEDGKIDMHCDYCGSNYVFDAVDIAAIRSHSHENNDQLH
- the hslR gene encoding ribosome-associated heat shock protein Hsp15; translated protein: MKEKSSEEVRLDKWLWAARFYKTRAMAREMIEGGKVHYNGQRSKPGKVVELNAELTLRQGNDERTVVVAGITAQRRPASEAQQLYRETDASIEKREKMAQARKMNALTMPHPDRRPDKKERRDLMKFKLSGDE
- the yrfG gene encoding GMP/IMP nucleotidase, which produces MLNWSEIDTVLLDMDGTLLDLAFDRHFWLEHVPEQLSRQRDITRAEADAIITEKYQAVAHTLNWYCLDYWAEALSLDIRAMTWAMRSRIALRDDTLPFLQALRRAGKSTILLTNAHPYNLDVKLAQTGLAPHLDLLLSTHTFGYPKEDPRLWHAVQQHTGFSAPRTLFIDDSEVILDAATLWGIGWCLGVKNPDSGRPEQIFQRHRATDDYRTLI
- a CDS encoding intracellular growth attenuator family protein, whose protein sequence is MSTIFMILAIVLTCSILAGIGFWYAMRHRPPLAKPLPFISPPCRKLSAQEREAVDKYVAALEKQPRTTLTTDKRSAPERLTLTAQSNHVYPVTRAITRYGLSTDDPHKWRYYLDEVEVHLPPLWEQYITDENYVELIRTQSIPLVISLNGHSLVDYAVDQQSLPTLMRPVSTNASIRKAETENVELLQVRKETAEEYRLSRPDGTREAVMISLAFLLFFFSLLVPTTLMIWLVLTGAVTIAASLWLLYRIPGERGLRDIHCLRGAPKRWGLFSESNQEQSNITLGIIDLAYPPHWQPYVAHDLGQVTDVEIYLNRQVVRQGRFLSLQDEVKNFPIQRWRKNVVLACGSLIVLTMLVTWIPLGMPIKLSLAWARGTDSLEVNSVDKLSSVPLNIGDNLKVSGTGMCSVPDNYQSNRSYAYMPFDCSAVYWNNATPLPQPQSDIIDKAAALLDTTTKQLHPETNTDPKLNPQLASAIQKSGMILLDDFSDLVMKTQDLCNQPQDCMRLKNALVNLGNAKDWEALMRRADSGQLNGMNVLLRPVSAEALENLVNTATSTFFFRETRRAAENLNSPPPGGFLIVSDEGRQLVNQPQPTVSLFDLDPPSQWRELQRISAMLLHTPFSASGIITGISTDANGTRHIMLHNEPDAMAQWRYLGTVLLLLVLLACGVINGLLALRRMHRNRQRMIDIQQYYDKCFNHNLGTLQSVRSIF